One genomic region from Bacillus aquiflavi encodes:
- a CDS encoding ABC transporter permease: protein MKNYYQIIWKYFKVNSKRTILTIIGIILSVALMTTIGLFLLSLQANMVETEKQINGGYHIMFKRGDEQLLKKLKGHPQVDKVEMVENAERVVIENRYLQVQKMTNLEKELLPYHLEKGRLPKNKDEIAIETWVLPQLADNPKLNEKIPLTFEDEGKREYILTGLLRNQGKDEAIAVTETKEVNVNNASILVEINKKADLAKIVKELAKLTDEDNYTINERLLKLLGGSTSDRFNQTVYRLVAFVIAMIVIATIAVIYNAFHISVVQRIQHFGLLQAIGMTKKQLRGIVLREATYLSIISIPLGLCFGTIAYITIFYLFNSMNETVFTNLEIIYSPNVFMISALISMCSIYLSALLPAWTAMKISPLTAISQRQSFTKERIKRKSSPWFKKLFGMNSLLALKNMKRNRKRFYITVSSMIISVSLFITFTSLLKMSGMFIEDLGEAEKVDFVIVNDSVNHLLTDDLKERLASIKGVETIYTEYPIVQSNAMFEEKLVNQAANDFEITQFKMDGLNLKMLHSNIYVVNDEELETLLQSAKMKGSNDIQKMHEENGIILIKNNYLFDYDQNKMMIIAMINGKVGTEFFTDPTFLYEEDYKPIKENFIKMKISAIAEDHPYSSNGNGISYIMLRSTAEKLLDNGEELIAYSFRIKLQDKKYEKEVMAKIEEIIGNNAILNIINQIDEVRERRAMFVKVNTLVYGFISVITLIGIINIANTVTTNLLLRKKEFAMLQAVGMTGKDIRKMIATEGILYGIFGAFFGSITGVGCSIILFTILSGIRGFELTIYYDVIAIATIMSILIGLVSALIPLRKIKNQNIIENIREID, encoded by the coding sequence ATGAAAAATTATTACCAAATTATTTGGAAATATTTCAAAGTGAATTCAAAACGAACAATTCTTACAATCATCGGGATTATCTTATCCGTCGCTTTAATGACTACGATCGGTTTATTTTTACTCAGTTTACAAGCTAACATGGTCGAAACTGAAAAGCAAATTAACGGCGGATATCATATTATGTTTAAACGAGGAGATGAACAGCTATTAAAGAAGCTTAAAGGTCATCCTCAAGTGGACAAGGTTGAAATGGTGGAAAATGCGGAAAGGGTGGTTATTGAAAACCGTTATTTACAAGTTCAAAAAATGACTAATCTTGAGAAAGAATTATTGCCATATCATCTTGAGAAAGGCCGACTACCGAAAAATAAAGATGAAATTGCGATTGAAACATGGGTACTGCCTCAATTAGCAGATAATCCAAAATTAAATGAAAAGATCCCCCTTACCTTTGAAGACGAAGGGAAACGGGAATATATATTAACTGGACTGCTTCGCAACCAGGGGAAGGATGAAGCTATTGCTGTAACGGAGACGAAAGAAGTAAATGTAAATAATGCATCCATTTTAGTAGAAATAAATAAAAAAGCAGATTTGGCAAAAATAGTAAAAGAATTGGCGAAACTGACTGATGAAGATAACTATACAATAAATGAACGGTTGTTAAAATTATTAGGAGGTTCCACGTCAGACAGGTTTAATCAAACGGTATATAGACTAGTGGCATTTGTTATCGCGATGATCGTTATTGCTACGATAGCCGTTATCTACAATGCGTTTCACATTAGTGTTGTTCAAAGAATCCAACATTTTGGGCTTCTCCAAGCAATCGGGATGACGAAAAAGCAATTGCGCGGAATCGTTTTAAGAGAGGCAACATATTTAAGCATCATTTCTATACCGCTCGGTCTTTGTTTTGGGACGATTGCTTATATTACTATTTTTTACCTTTTTAACTCTATGAATGAAACAGTTTTTACAAATTTAGAAATCATTTATTCACCTAACGTATTTATGATTAGTGCACTAATCAGTATGTGTTCAATTTATCTCTCTGCTCTATTACCAGCATGGACAGCGATGAAAATTTCCCCGCTAACGGCAATTAGTCAGCGCCAATCCTTTACAAAAGAGCGCATAAAAAGAAAAAGCTCACCATGGTTTAAAAAATTGTTTGGAATGAATAGTTTGCTGGCATTAAAAAACATGAAGCGGAATCGGAAACGTTTTTATATTACTGTTTCATCAATGATTATTAGCGTCTCATTGTTTATTACCTTTACATCGCTGTTAAAGATGTCAGGGATGTTTATTGAAGATTTAGGAGAAGCAGAAAAGGTAGATTTCGTCATCGTAAATGACAGTGTTAATCATTTATTAACAGATGATTTAAAAGAACGTCTAGCAAGCATTAAAGGGGTAGAAACGATCTACACTGAATATCCAATCGTCCAATCTAATGCCATGTTTGAGGAAAAATTAGTTAATCAAGCAGCAAATGACTTTGAAATCACTCAGTTTAAAATGGATGGGCTGAACTTAAAAATGCTTCATTCTAATATTTATGTCGTAAATGATGAAGAATTAGAAACTCTTTTACAATCAGCCAAGATGAAAGGTTCGAACGATATTCAAAAAATGCATGAAGAAAATGGGATTATTTTAATTAAAAATAATTATTTATTTGATTATGATCAAAACAAAATGATGATTATTGCGATGATTAACGGAAAAGTTGGGACTGAATTTTTTACCGATCCTACGTTTCTATACGAAGAAGACTATAAACCAATTAAAGAAAATTTTATAAAAATGAAAATTTCAGCCATTGCTGAGGATCATCCATATTCATCGAATGGAAATGGGATTAGTTATATAATGCTAAGATCTACTGCAGAAAAATTACTCGATAACGGTGAAGAACTCATTGCTTATTCTTTTAGAATAAAGTTACAAGATAAAAAATATGAAAAAGAAGTTATGGCAAAAATTGAAGAAATAATTGGAAATAATGCGATTTTAAATATTATCAACCAAATTGATGAAGTTCGTGAGCGGCGCGCAATGTTTGTAAAAGTAAATACGCTAGTTTATGGTTTTATTTCGGTTATTACGTTAATCGGTATTATTAATATCGCAAATACAGTGACAACAAATTTATTATTACGGAAAAAAGAATTTGCAATGCTTCAAGCTGTTGGGATGACAGGAAAAGATATTCGTAAAATGATTGCAACCGAAGGAATACTATATGGAATTTTTGGCGCCTTTTTCGGTTCAATTACAGGCGTTGGATGTTCAATTATCCTTTTCACCATTTTATCTGGCATTCGCGGATTTGAGCTAACGATTTATTATGATGTCATTGCAATTGCTACGATTATGTCTATTTTGATCGGTTTAGTTTCAGCTCTTATCCCATTAAGAAAGATAAAAAACCAAAATATTATTGAAAATATACGGGAAATTGATTAA